In Janibacter cremeus, a genomic segment contains:
- a CDS encoding maleylpyruvate isomerase family mycothiol-dependent enzyme: MPLPRDAASVFDRKNTPLMRLVDSADPLELAGPSPCEGWTGSDVVQHLIDTQRDFLQKAGADMPDPTPTTEALGASTAWRTHAEAVARQLADDTLAERPYDTPFGSTTVGGAFDRFYGFDLLVHRWDIGRTAGIDVVFSDRELDQIEAAIDGFGEAIRGEGVCAPAVELPGDASRQDRLIGRTGRDPR; encoded by the coding sequence ATGCCCCTGCCTCGTGATGCCGCCTCCGTCTTCGACCGCAAGAACACGCCGTTGATGCGGCTCGTCGACTCCGCCGACCCGCTGGAGCTCGCCGGTCCCAGCCCCTGCGAGGGCTGGACGGGCTCCGACGTGGTCCAGCACCTCATCGACACCCAGCGCGACTTCCTGCAGAAGGCCGGAGCCGACATGCCCGACCCGACGCCGACGACCGAGGCCCTGGGTGCGTCCACCGCGTGGCGCACGCACGCCGAAGCGGTGGCCCGCCAGCTCGCCGACGACACCCTTGCCGAGCGGCCCTACGACACGCCCTTCGGCAGCACGACCGTCGGTGGCGCCTTCGACCGGTTCTACGGCTTCGACCTGCTGGTCCACCGCTGGGACATCGGCCGGACCGCCGGCATCGACGTGGTCTTCAGCGACCGCGAGCTCGACCAGATCGAGGCGGCCATCGACGGCTTCGGGGAGGCCATCCGCGGCGAAGGGGTGTGCGCCCCGGCGGTGGAGCTCCCCGGCGACGCCTCCCGCCAGGACCGCCTCATCGGCCGCACCGGCCGC
- a CDS encoding nucleotide exchange factor GrpE: MTDPNQPIDPEVSVDAVDATSGAEEPVEAEVVPEAQETATSGAAPGGASDGDDTAPSDTLETDVHPDTVLAAERLEDLQRLQAEYVNYKRRVDRDRAEIQIRAAHDVLETLLPVLDEIQLADQHGDLPEGSPVRTITDKLQQSLGKYGLESVGAKGEPFDPNVHEALMHAEWDPQDPDLPTGATETTIVTVLQPGYRAGERVLRAARVAVADPQ; this comes from the coding sequence GTGACCGACCCCAACCAGCCGATCGACCCCGAGGTCAGCGTGGACGCGGTCGACGCCACCTCTGGTGCCGAGGAGCCGGTCGAGGCCGAGGTGGTCCCGGAGGCGCAGGAGACTGCGACCTCCGGGGCCGCCCCCGGCGGTGCTTCCGACGGAGACGACACGGCCCCGTCGGACACCCTTGAGACCGACGTGCACCCCGACACCGTCCTCGCGGCCGAGCGCCTGGAGGACCTGCAGCGGCTGCAGGCCGAGTACGTCAACTACAAGCGGCGCGTGGACCGCGACCGGGCGGAGATCCAGATCCGGGCGGCACACGACGTCCTCGAAACGCTCCTGCCGGTGCTCGACGAGATCCAGCTCGCCGACCAGCACGGGGACCTGCCCGAGGGCAGCCCGGTGCGCACCATCACCGACAAGTTGCAGCAGTCGCTGGGCAAGTACGGCCTGGAGAGCGTCGGGGCGAAGGGTGAGCCCTTCGACCCCAACGTCCACGAGGCACTGATGCACGCCGAGTGGGACCCGCAGGACCCGGACCTGCCGACGGGTGCGACCGAGACGACGATCGTCACGGTGCTCCAGCCCGGCTACCGTGCGGGCGAGCGCGTCCTGCGGGCAGCCCGCGTGGCCGTCGCCGACCCCCAGTAG
- the dnaK gene encoding molecular chaperone DnaK: MARAVGIDLGTTNSAVAVLEGGEPTIIANAEGGRTTPSVVAFSKGGEVLAGEVAKRQAVTNADRTLRSVKRHIGTDWTSEDIDGKKYTAQEISARTLQKLKRDAEAYLGEDVTDAVVTVPAYFDDHERQATKEAGEIAGLNVLRIVNEPTAAALAYGLDKGKEDELILVFDLGGGTFDVSLLEVGKDPEDGFSTIQVRATSGDNQLGGDDWDERIVDHLLTQVKNNTGVDLANDKIAMQRLRDAAEQAKKELSSASTTSINLQYLSMGENGPIHLDESLSRANFEQMTKDLLDRTKQPFENVIKDAGVSLSEIDHVVLVGGSTRMPAVSELVTEMTKKDPNKGVNPDEVVALGAALQAGVLKGERKDVLLIDVTPLSLGIETKGGLFTKLIERNTAIPTKRSEVFSTAEDNQPSVLIQVFQGEREIAQQNKNLGTFELSGIAPAPRGVPQVEVTFDIDANGIVNVSAKDRGTGQEQKITISGGSALSKEEIDRMVKEAEAHADEDAKRREETEARNTAENLVYSTEKFLTESGEKLTDEQRKPVDEALADLKEAIKPESEISVEDLNKKVDTLNEESQKMGAALYAASSEEDQAGGEAPGADAGGDQGSSEGDDDIVDAEVVDEDADSEEKK, translated from the coding sequence ATGGCCCGTGCCGTTGGCATCGACCTCGGAACCACCAACTCTGCCGTCGCCGTACTCGAGGGTGGCGAGCCCACGATCATCGCGAACGCCGAGGGCGGTCGCACCACCCCGTCCGTCGTCGCCTTCTCCAAGGGCGGCGAGGTCCTCGCCGGTGAGGTCGCGAAGCGTCAGGCAGTGACCAACGCCGACCGCACCCTCCGCTCCGTCAAGCGCCACATCGGCACGGACTGGACCTCGGAGGACATCGACGGCAAGAAGTACACCGCGCAGGAGATCTCCGCGCGCACCCTGCAGAAGCTCAAGCGCGACGCCGAGGCCTACCTCGGTGAGGACGTGACCGACGCGGTCGTCACCGTCCCCGCGTACTTCGACGACCACGAGCGCCAGGCCACCAAGGAGGCCGGCGAGATCGCGGGCCTGAACGTCCTGCGCATCGTCAACGAGCCCACCGCCGCTGCTCTGGCCTACGGACTGGACAAGGGCAAGGAGGACGAGCTCATCCTCGTCTTCGACCTCGGTGGCGGTACCTTCGACGTCTCCCTGCTCGAGGTCGGCAAGGACCCCGAGGACGGCTTCTCCACCATCCAGGTGCGCGCCACCTCCGGTGACAACCAGCTCGGTGGTGACGACTGGGACGAGCGGATCGTCGACCACCTGCTCACCCAGGTCAAGAACAACACCGGCGTGGACCTGGCCAACGACAAGATCGCCATGCAGCGTCTGCGTGACGCCGCGGAGCAGGCCAAGAAGGAGCTCTCCTCCGCGTCGACCACGTCGATCAACCTGCAGTACCTGAGCATGGGCGAGAACGGCCCCATCCACCTGGACGAGTCGCTCTCCCGCGCGAACTTCGAGCAGATGACCAAGGACCTGCTCGACCGCACGAAGCAGCCCTTCGAGAACGTCATCAAGGACGCCGGCGTCTCCCTCTCCGAGATCGACCACGTGGTCCTCGTCGGTGGCTCGACCCGCATGCCCGCGGTCAGCGAGCTCGTCACCGAGATGACCAAGAAGGACCCGAACAAGGGCGTCAACCCGGACGAGGTCGTCGCGCTCGGCGCAGCCCTGCAGGCCGGTGTCCTCAAGGGCGAGCGCAAGGACGTCCTGCTCATCGACGTCACGCCGCTGTCCCTGGGCATCGAGACCAAGGGTGGCCTGTTCACCAAGCTGATCGAGCGCAACACGGCCATCCCGACCAAGCGTTCGGAGGTCTTCTCCACCGCCGAGGACAACCAGCCCTCGGTCCTCATCCAGGTCTTCCAGGGCGAGCGTGAGATCGCGCAGCAGAACAAGAACCTCGGCACCTTCGAGCTGTCCGGCATCGCGCCGGCGCCGCGCGGTGTGCCGCAGGTCGAGGTCACCTTCGACATCGACGCCAACGGCATCGTCAACGTCTCCGCCAAGGATCGTGGCACCGGCCAGGAGCAGAAGATCACCATCTCCGGCGGCTCCGCGCTGTCGAAGGAGGAGATCGACCGCATGGTCAAGGAGGCCGAGGCCCACGCGGACGAGGACGCCAAGCGCCGTGAGGAGACCGAGGCCCGCAACACCGCGGAGAACCTCGTCTACTCCACGGAGAAGTTCCTCACCGAGTCCGGCGAGAAGCTGACCGACGAGCAGCGCAAGCCCGTCGACGAGGCCCTGGCCGACCTCAAGGAGGCCATCAAGCCCGAGTCCGAGATCAGCGTCGAGGACCTCAACAAGAAGGTCGACACCCTCAACGAGGAGAGCCAGAAGATGGGCGCCGCCCTCTACGCGGCCTCCTCCGAGGAGGACCAGGCCGGTGGCGAGGCCCCGGGGGCCGACGCCGGTGGCGACCAGGGCTCGAGCGAGGGTGACGACGACATCGTCGACGCCGAGGTCGTCGACGAGGACGCCGACTCCGAGGAGAAGAAGTGA
- a CDS encoding HAAS signaling domain-containing protein: MTPDRTDEKRMANYRQSLISALLPKNMPGDRIGQIVAEVESHVAETGEDPAEAFGSPRDYAADLTTERRSEPWWHTALITVLAGIAGAFVALGGLSVLLGVDYLNQPGWLWLTMGLFIGVPAGVWVYRRSTRVRDPRTGADMLPMARWGLAVLIVPTLAIVLIAWIAIKLVETLT; this comes from the coding sequence ATGACCCCCGACCGTACGGACGAGAAGAGGATGGCCAACTATCGCCAGTCGCTGATCTCGGCGCTGCTACCCAAAAACATGCCTGGGGATCGAATCGGGCAGATCGTCGCCGAGGTCGAAAGTCACGTCGCCGAGACCGGTGAAGACCCAGCCGAGGCATTTGGTTCGCCCCGCGACTACGCCGCCGACCTCACAACCGAGCGTCGCTCAGAACCGTGGTGGCACACCGCGCTGATCACTGTGCTGGCTGGCATCGCGGGTGCCTTCGTAGCTCTGGGTGGGTTGTCCGTCTTGCTGGGCGTCGATTACCTCAACCAGCCCGGGTGGCTCTGGCTGACCATGGGCCTCTTCATCGGCGTCCCGGCAGGCGTATGGGTCTACCGCCGGTCGACCCGTGTGCGCGATCCCCGCACGGGCGCCGACATGCTGCCCATGGCACGTTGGGGGCTCGCCGTTCTCATCGTCCCCACACTCGCGATCGTCCTCATCGCCTGGATAGCCATCAAACTCGTCGAGACCCTCACCTAG
- a CDS encoding DnaJ C-terminal domain-containing protein gives MASQDWLDKDFYAVLGVSKDSETNDIKKAYRKLAKQYHPDRNEGDAAAEQKFKDIGEAHAVLSDPEERSEYDAIRSMTGGGARFTAGGPGGNGGFEDIFSAFGGGGGGSRMRYSTGGGSPFAGGGAGEPDLEDILSMFGGGGGPAGFGGQGAGFRAPRGPQKGGDLTARTRLSFRDAVEGRTISLDVNGEKVTAKIPAGVKDGQKIRVRGKGAHGDPQAGRGDLILTVSVDTHAVFGRDGNNLTIDLPVTFAEATLGATVAVPTLDGSSVKVKIAPGTPSGRVLRLKGRGVQSAKAKGDLLAKVQVVVPTDLSDAEREAVEVLRDSATDDPRADLTSAARA, from the coding sequence ATGGCAAGTCAGGACTGGTTGGACAAGGACTTCTATGCCGTCCTCGGGGTCAGCAAGGACTCCGAGACGAACGACATCAAGAAGGCCTACCGCAAGCTCGCCAAGCAGTACCACCCCGACCGCAACGAAGGGGACGCCGCGGCCGAGCAGAAGTTCAAGGACATCGGCGAGGCCCACGCCGTGCTCTCCGACCCCGAGGAGCGCAGCGAGTACGACGCGATCCGCTCCATGACCGGCGGGGGTGCCCGCTTCACCGCGGGTGGCCCCGGCGGCAACGGGGGCTTCGAGGACATCTTCTCCGCCTTCGGTGGGGGAGGGGGCGGCTCCCGGATGCGCTACAGCACCGGGGGTGGCTCCCCCTTCGCCGGGGGCGGGGCCGGTGAGCCGGACCTGGAGGACATCCTCTCGATGTTCGGCGGCGGTGGTGGTCCCGCCGGTTTCGGCGGACAGGGCGCCGGATTCCGCGCACCCCGTGGCCCGCAGAAGGGGGGCGACCTCACCGCGCGTACGCGACTGTCCTTCCGTGACGCAGTCGAGGGGCGCACGATCTCCCTCGACGTGAACGGCGAGAAGGTCACCGCCAAGATCCCGGCCGGGGTCAAGGACGGGCAGAAGATCCGCGTGCGCGGCAAGGGCGCCCACGGCGACCCGCAGGCCGGACGCGGCGACCTGATCCTCACCGTCTCGGTGGACACGCACGCCGTCTTCGGCCGGGACGGCAACAACCTGACGATCGACCTGCCGGTCACCTTCGCCGAGGCGACGCTCGGGGCGACCGTGGCCGTGCCGACCCTCGACGGGTCGAGCGTGAAGGTCAAGATCGCCCCCGGGACGCCCAGTGGTCGCGTACTGCGACTCAAGGGCCGCGGTGTCCAGAGCGCCAAGGCGAAGGGCGACCTCCTGGCCAAGGTGCAGGTCGTCGTGCCGACGGATCTCAGCGACGCCGAGCGCGAGGCCGTCGAGGTCCTGCGTGACTCGGCCACCGACGACCCGCGGGCGGACCTCACCTCCGCGGCGCGGGCCTGA
- a CDS encoding heat shock protein transcriptional repressor HspR produces MARISGLSGEDQTPVFVISVAAELAGMHAQTLRQYDRIGLVIPSRTRGGGRRYSAADVTRLREVQRLSQDEGVSLGGIQRIFELEHRVAALRARVDELDAELDGAREELGQGRRFFAVGSQGDIVALRHGQRPRPRNAGQALVVWRPRPRLSAHTPLLPRRAGGG; encoded by the coding sequence ATGGCCCGGATCTCCGGACTGAGCGGAGAGGACCAGACCCCGGTCTTCGTCATCTCCGTCGCCGCCGAGCTCGCCGGCATGCACGCGCAGACGCTGCGCCAGTACGACCGGATCGGCCTCGTCATTCCCTCGCGCACCCGCGGTGGCGGTCGGCGGTACAGCGCCGCCGACGTCACCCGGCTGCGCGAGGTGCAGCGCCTCTCCCAGGACGAGGGCGTCTCCCTCGGGGGGATCCAGCGCATCTTCGAGCTCGAGCACCGGGTCGCCGCCCTGCGCGCCCGGGTCGACGAGCTCGACGCGGAGCTCGACGGGGCCCGCGAGGAGCTCGGCCAGGGCCGACGATTCTTCGCCGTCGGCTCCCAGGGCGACATCGTCGCCCTGCGCCACGGGCAGCGCCCGCGTCCCCGAAACGCCGGTCAGGCCCTCGTCGTGTGGCGTCCGCGCCCCCGACTGAGCGCGCACACTCCCCTCCTCCCTCGGAGGGCAGGGGGCGGCTGA